The following are encoded in a window of Dictyostelium discoideum AX4 chromosome 6 chromosome, whole genome shotgun sequence genomic DNA:
- the med15 gene encoding hypothetical protein yields the protein MTDWKTTITPEERNGNSIKILDFLMQWYPNFNRAEALVRANTLEDRIFNTPGIISKNDYIERIAKKIYAIGESLEAKKAQAGMTNNPQTPNPMPTTPITPLIQQPITPVQQQVPPQKQPQPVYNQQQNQQQNQNQYTTTYPSPNTPQQSNTPPISNNNSNNNSNNNLNNNNNNNINNNNNNNNNNNNNNNNNNNNNNNNNNNNNNNNNNTVYAQPLTPQQQIQQQQHQQHQLYLQQQQQLQRLAQQNQQQQPTIMQQVQNQQPTQQQQQQQQQQQQQQQQQQLNQQQINQIKQQQQQQQQQQQQHQQPVQMPSGVTTNKQSPQPQNTPLTPQQQQQLLAAQQSHAQAQANQNQQLQNPKRISSTNNTHLMPCLPSTLYPTATQQDINNMYWERVSSIKKYIPEIEAIIPKIIENFSQSQNQQPQKVETYKKKFLDFVQMVKVTPETVVPPLNLDELTNAERYLMNMYLSSLSEEEQFKKILGTIDDRSNDNLIHFEKDLLNAFERTKRYFSDTFLNKTGGVTSKAPSILWFKNPALNNPFTSATKCQFSDPIVPKKKQHILLDSWTPEFKKIKKGNYEIFEKDQKIYNNLKKDLIDFTKNDNTLLPAKFIDKDTIIISETINGGDGGNNLYIHFNQCQFSTSWKGSKKNPAMFVCSSPNIQISSDGELFSIQPLCGLSWDRAEIIIKHYKQSLNRGDLISKELSQVISLNRYTIESHLDLENAKFFIQFSTKSTLLLKSKKQQQQQQDEKINNNNNNFYNLSILLEVPNNYPYSPISYSFPPEYQLTPYLKDLESKMNKEFENSNDLNQLNNNINNNNNNNNSFSDNTQLPTNQSIVESLKIFEKVLKDLV from the exons ATGACAGATTGGAAAACGACAATTACTCCAGAAGAGAGAAAtggaaattcaattaaaat ccTCGATTTTTTAATGCAATGGTACCCAAACTTTAATAGAGCTGAAGCATTAGTTAGAGCAAACACATTAGAAGATAGAATTTTTAATACTCCTGGCATTATAtct aaaaatgatTATATTGAAAGAATAGCAAAGAAAATTTATGCAATTGGAGAATCATTAGAAGCAAAAAAAGCACAAGCAGGGATGACTAATAATCCACAAACACCAAATCCAATGCCTACAACACCAATAACACCATTAATACAACAACCAATTACACCAGTTCAACAACAGGTACCACCTCaaaaacaaccacaaccagtatataatcaacaacaaaaccaacaacaaaatcaaaatcagtATACAACAACCTATCCATCGCCAAATACACCACAACAATCAAATACACCAcccatttcaaataataatagtaataataatagtaataataatttaaataataataacaacaataatattaataataataataataataataataataataataataataataataataataataataataataataataataataataataataataataataataataatacagtTTACGCTCAACCTTTAACtcctcaacaacaaattcaacaacaacaacatcaacaacatcaactatatttacaacaacagcaacaactacAAAGATTAgctcaacaaaatcaacagcAGCAACCAACAATTATGCAACAAGTACAAAACCAACAACCAActcagcaacaacaacaacaacaacaacaacagcaacagcagcaacaacaacaacaattaaatcagcaacaaattaatcaaatcaagcaacaacaacagcaacagcaacagcaacaacaacaacatcaacaaccagTTCAAATGCCAAGTGGAGTTACAACAAATAAGCaatcaccacaaccacaaaatACACCATtaacaccacaacaacaacaacaattacttGCTGCACAACAATCACATGCACAAGCACAAGCaaaccaaaatcaacaattacaaaatccAAAGAGAATTTCATCAACCAACAACACTCATTTAATGCCATGTTTACCATCAACACTTTATCCAACAGCCACTCAACAAGATATCAACAATATGTATTGGGAGAGagtatcatcaattaaaaaatatataccaGAGATTGAAGCAATCATTCCAAAGATAATTGAAAACTTTTCACAAtcacaaaatcaacaaccacaaaaaGTTGAaacttataaaaaaaaatttttagattttgttCAAATGGTTAAAGTTACACCTGAAACTGTTGTACCACCTTTAAATTTAGATGAATTAACAAATGCTGAAAGATATTTAATGAATATGTATtta agtTCATTATCAGAAGaagaacaatttaaaaagattttaggTACAATCGATGATAgatcaaatgataatttaattcattttgaaaaagatttattaaatgcaTTTGAAAGAACAAAGAGATATTTTTCAGATACATTCTTAAATAAAACTGGTGGTGTAACATCAAAAGCTCCTTCAATTCTTTGGTTTAAGAATCCAGCATTAAATAATCCATTCACATCTGCAACTAAATGTCAATTCTCTGATCCAATTGTaccaaaaaagaaacaacacATTTTATTGGATTCTTGGACTcctgaatttaaaaaaattaaaaaaggaaattatgaaatttttgaaaaagacca gaaaatttataataatttaaaaaaagatttaattgatttcacCAAAAACGATAACACTTTATTACCTGCaaaatttattgataaagat acaATAATTATTTCAGAAACAATAAATGGTGGCGATGGTGGAAATAATTTGTATATTCATTTTAATCAATGTCAATTTTCAACAAGTTGGAAAGGTTCAAAAAAGAATCCAGCAATGTTTGTATGTTCATCaccaaatattcaaattagTAGCGATGgtgaattattttcaattcaaCCATTATGTGGATTATCATGGGATAGAGCAGAGATAATTATCAAACATTATAAACAATCATTGAATAGAggtgatttaatttcaaaagaattaaGTCAAGTAATTTCTTTGAATAGGTATACAATTGAGAGTCATTTAGATTTAGAGAATGCAAAGTTTTTTATTCAGttttcaacaaaatcaacacttttattaaaatcaaaaaaacaacaacaacaacaacaagatgaaaagataaacaacaataataacaacttttataatttatcaattttgtTAGAAGTTCCAAATAATTATCCATACAGTCCAATATCTTATTCTTTTCCTCCAGAATATCAATTGACAccatatttaaaagatttggaatcaaaaatgaataaggaatttgaaaattcaaatgatttaaatcaattaaataataatattaataataataataataataataatagttttagtGATAATACTCAATTACCaacaaatcaatcaattgttgaatctttaaaaatatttgaaaaggTTTTAAAAGACTTggtttaa